A section of the Amycolatopsis sp. AA4 genome encodes:
- a CDS encoding formimidoylglutamate deiminase, with protein sequence MTTYWCERAWLPDGIAEAVRIEIADGRIVSVTADAEKTGTILNGLTLPGFANGHSHAFHRALRGRTHHERGTFWTWRERMYSLAARLDPDSYYRLARGVYAEMVLAGYTSVAEFHYLHHGPGGTPYASPNAMGDALRQAARDAGIRMTLLDTCYLAGGIGVPPDEVQQRFSDGSAENWAERVALLKEDDLFRIGGAIHSVRAVPEYELPKVDHAVPKDRPLHIHLSEQRAENEQCEAAYRWTPTGLLWDYGVLGERLTAVHATHLTEQDVKWLGESRSGACFCPTTERDLGDGIGPARSLLDAGVRLGIGSDSNAVVDAFEETRALELDDRLASEERGRFTAEELLAAGTEHISAGWPETGTIAAGAGADLVTVATDTVRTAGIEPSGVLFAAAAADVRTVVVAGREVVRDGAHVLIERPETVLAKEIEALWQF encoded by the coding sequence ATGACCACGTACTGGTGCGAACGGGCCTGGCTGCCCGACGGGATCGCGGAGGCGGTCCGGATCGAGATCGCCGACGGCCGGATCGTTTCGGTGACCGCCGACGCGGAGAAGACCGGGACTATCCTCAATGGACTGACGCTGCCCGGGTTCGCCAACGGGCACTCGCACGCGTTCCACCGCGCGCTGCGGGGCCGGACGCACCACGAGCGGGGCACGTTCTGGACGTGGCGCGAGCGGATGTACTCGCTCGCCGCCCGGCTCGATCCGGATTCGTACTACCGGCTCGCGCGCGGCGTCTACGCGGAGATGGTGCTGGCGGGGTACACGAGCGTCGCGGAGTTCCACTACCTGCACCACGGTCCGGGCGGCACACCGTACGCGTCGCCGAACGCGATGGGCGACGCGTTGCGGCAGGCCGCACGGGACGCCGGGATCCGGATGACGCTGCTCGACACCTGCTATCTCGCGGGCGGCATCGGCGTGCCGCCGGACGAGGTGCAGCAGCGGTTCTCGGACGGTTCTGCCGAAAACTGGGCGGAACGCGTGGCGCTGCTGAAGGAAGACGACTTGTTCCGCATCGGCGGGGCGATCCACTCGGTGCGTGCGGTGCCGGAGTACGAGCTGCCGAAGGTGGACCACGCGGTGCCGAAAGACCGGCCGCTGCACATCCACCTCTCCGAGCAACGCGCGGAGAACGAGCAGTGCGAGGCCGCGTACCGCTGGACACCGACCGGGCTGCTCTGGGATTACGGCGTGCTCGGCGAGCGGCTCACCGCCGTGCACGCGACGCACCTGACCGAGCAGGACGTCAAGTGGCTGGGCGAATCCCGAAGCGGCGCGTGCTTCTGCCCGACCACCGAACGGGATCTCGGCGACGGCATCGGCCCGGCCCGGAGCCTGCTCGACGCGGGCGTGCGGCTCGGCATCGGGAGCGACAGCAACGCGGTGGTCGACGCGTTCGAGGAGACCCGGGCGCTGGAGCTGGACGACCGGCTCGCCAGCGAGGAACGGGGCCGGTTCACCGCGGAAGAGCTGCTCGCCGCGGGGACCGAGCACATCTCCGCGGGCTGGCCGGAGACCGGCACTATCGCCGCTGGCGCGGGGGCGGACCTGGTCACGGTCGCGACGGACACGGTGCGCACGGCCGGGATCGAACCGTCCGGCGTGCTGTTCGCCGCGGCGGCCGCGGACGTCCGTACCGTGGTGGTGGCCGGACGGGAAGTGGTGCGCGACGGCGCGCACGTGCTGATCGAACGACCGGAAACCGTATTGGCCAAGGAGATCGAGGCGCTGTGGCAGTTCTGA
- a CDS encoding class I adenylate-forming enzyme family protein, with amino-acid sequence MKPNWAFSLGELFDHRASSGKPMTFHLSRPLDIDRETRSTLDLPALAALVRDSAGVLSKAGVKPGDRVVVCKANHFDCILLAAAISRIGAVAVMLSGLLGKDAVQSLIRRVEPAAIVTDVERIERAEITPAAFPGLAGKIFSVNGDSPHAQTYADLKAEPHLHPVPRRDDELLMLTHTSGTTGIPKLIIFPPATIQKQMARLECRHFPPLTFRRNDVVAMFTPYVHARAFTWIYSVLTLSPATVLAMDDNSPDVVDRVFRQYPPTFMEALPVDYSAMAPLIRTGANNPFARIRLFAGNFDAIRWPVIRRFLNASRHPFPLWRDGYGQSETGGMGMTVLSRRAANRPRDHKPGPRVVGRPMPGFVTLKIVDPETFEPLERGRPGLVLAKTKARCTGYYGEPERWKEKLVGDWWNTGDIGILTPTGALKIVDREVNFASGIGYLEFEDTLVDRLQEGSDVAILPRENDLPLPVVATRDGRLDDTDWSRARTGLPALADPVVITATDMPRTATGKIVREELRRTYLDTVATPGTGRWT; translated from the coding sequence ATGAAACCGAACTGGGCCTTCAGCCTGGGCGAACTGTTCGACCACCGAGCCAGTTCCGGCAAGCCCATGACCTTCCACCTGTCCCGGCCGCTGGACATCGACCGGGAAACCCGCTCGACGCTCGACCTCCCCGCGCTCGCGGCCTTGGTCCGCGATTCCGCCGGCGTCCTGAGCAAAGCGGGCGTGAAACCCGGCGACCGGGTGGTCGTCTGCAAAGCCAATCATTTCGACTGCATTCTGCTGGCCGCCGCGATCTCCCGGATCGGCGCGGTCGCCGTGATGCTGTCCGGCCTGCTGGGAAAGGACGCCGTACAAAGCCTGATCCGCCGGGTGGAACCGGCGGCGATCGTCACCGACGTCGAACGCATCGAACGCGCGGAAATCACGCCCGCGGCGTTCCCCGGGCTCGCCGGAAAGATCTTCAGCGTCAACGGCGACTCCCCGCACGCGCAGACGTACGCGGATCTCAAAGCGGAACCGCATCTGCACCCCGTCCCCCGCCGGGACGACGAACTCCTGATGCTCACCCACACCTCCGGCACCACCGGCATCCCCAAACTGATCATTTTCCCGCCGGCCACCATCCAAAAACAAATGGCCCGGCTGGAATGCCGCCATTTCCCGCCCCTGACGTTCCGCCGAAACGACGTGGTGGCCATGTTCACGCCCTACGTGCACGCGAGGGCGTTCACCTGGATCTATTCGGTGCTGACCCTTTCCCCGGCCACCGTGCTGGCCATGGACGACAACTCCCCGGACGTCGTCGACCGGGTTTTCCGCCAGTACCCACCGACTTTCATGGAAGCTCTGCCCGTCGACTACTCGGCGATGGCCCCGCTGATCCGCACCGGCGCGAACAACCCGTTCGCCCGCATCCGCCTGTTCGCCGGCAACTTCGACGCGATCCGCTGGCCGGTGATCCGCCGCTTCCTGAACGCGTCCCGGCACCCGTTCCCGCTCTGGCGGGACGGTTACGGCCAGTCGGAAACCGGCGGCATGGGCATGACCGTGCTCTCGCGCCGCGCCGCGAACCGCCCGCGCGACCACAAACCCGGCCCGCGCGTCGTCGGCCGCCCGATGCCCGGATTCGTCACCCTGAAAATCGTCGATCCCGAGACGTTCGAACCGCTGGAACGCGGCCGCCCCGGCCTGGTTCTGGCCAAAACGAAGGCCCGCTGCACCGGGTATTACGGCGAACCGGAACGCTGGAAGGAAAAACTGGTGGGCGACTGGTGGAACACCGGCGACATCGGCATCCTCACCCCGACCGGAGCGCTGAAAATCGTCGACCGCGAGGTCAACTTCGCGTCCGGGATCGGCTACCTGGAATTCGAGGACACCCTGGTAGACCGCCTGCAGGAAGGGTCGGACGTCGCCATCCTGCCGCGAGAAAACGACCTGCCGCTGCCCGTCGTCGCCACCCGAGACGGCCGCCTGGACGACACCGACTGGTCCCGGGCCCGCACCGGCCTCCCCGCCCTGGCCGACCCGGTCGTCATCACCGCGACGGACATGCCCCGCACCGCGACCGGAAAGATCGTCCGCGAAGAATTGCGCCGCACCTACCTGGACACAGTGGCCACCCCCGGCACCGGACGCTGGACATGA
- the hutI gene encoding imidazolonepropionase, translated as MAVLITGIGELTTNDPELGKLRDAALVLDGETVAWAGPAAQAPDADERVDVEGRAVLPGWVDSHTHLVFAGDRTAEFEARMAGQAYAAGGIAVTVDATRAASDEQLAANLRRHVEEAAAQGTTCLETKTGYGLTVADEARSARIAGEVADEVTFLGAHLVPPGADAESYVDLVCGEMLDAVAPHVRWADVFCETGAFDEAQSARVLKAAAERGLGLRVHGNQLGEGPGVRLAVELDAASVDHCTYLSDADVEALASSNTVATVLPACDLSTRQSLAPVRRLLDAGATVALASNANPGSSYTTSMAFCVTTAVLQMRMTVDEAVWSATAGGARALRREDVGYLRPGARADVHVLDAPSTTHLAYRPGVPLTHAVWRKGAKLR; from the coding sequence GTGGCAGTTCTGATCACCGGAATCGGCGAGCTCACCACGAACGACCCGGAGCTGGGCAAGCTCCGCGACGCCGCGCTGGTGCTCGACGGCGAGACCGTCGCGTGGGCCGGACCGGCCGCGCAGGCGCCAGACGCCGACGAGCGGGTGGACGTCGAGGGCCGCGCGGTGCTGCCCGGGTGGGTGGACAGCCACACCCACCTCGTCTTCGCGGGCGACCGCACCGCCGAGTTCGAAGCGCGGATGGCCGGACAGGCTTACGCGGCAGGCGGGATCGCGGTCACCGTCGACGCCACGCGGGCGGCTTCGGACGAGCAGCTGGCGGCGAATCTGCGTCGACATGTCGAGGAAGCGGCTGCGCAGGGCACCACGTGCCTGGAGACGAAGACTGGGTACGGCCTCACTGTCGCCGATGAAGCGAGGTCGGCGCGGATTGCCGGCGAGGTCGCGGACGAGGTGACCTTCCTCGGGGCGCACCTCGTGCCGCCGGGTGCGGATGCGGAGTCCTATGTGGACTTGGTCTGCGGCGAGATGCTCGACGCGGTCGCGCCGCACGTGCGGTGGGCCGATGTGTTCTGCGAGACCGGAGCGTTCGACGAGGCGCAGTCGGCGCGGGTGCTCAAGGCGGCGGCGGAGCGCGGGCTAGGGCTGCGGGTGCACGGCAATCAGCTCGGCGAGGGTCCGGGCGTGCGGCTGGCCGTGGAACTTGACGCGGCGAGCGTGGACCACTGCACGTACCTGAGCGATGCCGATGTCGAGGCGCTCGCGTCGTCCAACACGGTCGCGACGGTGTTGCCTGCGTGCGATTTGTCCACGCGGCAATCGCTCGCTCCGGTACGGAGGTTGCTCGACGCTGGCGCGACGGTCGCCTTGGCGAGCAACGCGAACCCGGGCAGTTCGTACACCACGTCGATGGCGTTCTGCGTGACGACTGCCGTGCTGCAAATGCGGATGACGGTGGACGAAGCCGTGTGGTCGGCGACTGCCGGTGGCGCGCGGGCGCTTCGGCGCGAGGACGTCGGGTATCTGCGGCCGGGTGCGCGCGCGGATGTCCACGTGCTCGACGCGCCGTCCACCACGCATCTCGCTTATCGGCCCGGGGTCCCGTTGACCCACGCGGTGTGGCGGAAAGGAGCGAAGCTTCGTTAA
- a CDS encoding class I SAM-dependent methyltransferase — protein sequence MTNPADQYDQVATAFADVEAIISFVRENLEWPSFKNALGDLRGARVLDVGCGEGSFTRRIKQLGAAQVVGTDLSPGMIALARQAEARNPLGITHEVQDLAAMPLQGEFDVVTAIHVLHYADTRETMQTMAKTMHANLKPGGRLAVLSANADSSEESETAAGFRTYRPANPQEGDKFKVAVLTTPPTEIEVHHWPTETIVEILETAGFTNVSWSLVRPSETVAPADRDRAARCAKNPTSLTLTATKP from the coding sequence ATGACGAACCCCGCCGACCAGTACGACCAGGTAGCCACCGCTTTCGCCGACGTGGAAGCGATAATCAGCTTCGTCCGGGAAAACCTGGAATGGCCCTCGTTCAAGAATGCCCTAGGCGACCTGCGAGGTGCGCGAGTACTGGACGTAGGCTGCGGCGAAGGCAGCTTCACCCGCCGAATCAAACAATTAGGCGCCGCGCAAGTAGTAGGCACCGATCTCTCCCCCGGAATGATCGCCTTGGCCCGCCAGGCGGAAGCGCGAAACCCGCTGGGCATCACCCACGAAGTCCAAGACCTGGCAGCCATGCCCCTCCAAGGCGAGTTCGACGTAGTGACGGCCATCCACGTCCTGCACTACGCAGACACTCGGGAAACCATGCAAACCATGGCGAAAACCATGCACGCCAACCTAAAACCGGGTGGCCGACTGGCAGTTCTGAGCGCAAACGCCGACTCCAGCGAAGAATCCGAAACCGCAGCCGGCTTCCGCACGTACCGCCCGGCCAATCCGCAGGAGGGAGACAAGTTCAAGGTCGCCGTCCTGACGACGCCGCCCACGGAAATCGAAGTACACCACTGGCCCACGGAGACGATCGTGGAGATCCTGGAAACCGCAGGCTTCACGAACGTCTCATGGTCGTTGGTGAGGCCCTCCGAGACGGTCGCCCCAGCTGATCGGGACCGAGCTGCGCGCTGCGCGAAAAACCCGACGAGTTTGACTCTTACCGCGACAAAGCCGTAG
- the hutH gene encoding histidine ammonia-lyase, with amino-acid sequence MPEPVLLSSKPMTAAQVVDIVRGHAHVGLAETVEKNLAATRQHIEDLADATSPTYGVSTGFGALATRHIPVESRTALQRSLIRSHAAGAGPAVEPEVVRALMLLRLRTLASGYTGVRPQTAQTLAALLNADITPVVHEYGSLGCSGDLAPLAAVALALMGEGEVFHAGERKPAADALRAAGITPVVLAEKEGLALTNGTDGMLGMLLLAAADLHRLLDVADLTAAMSVEALLGTDRAFAADLQALRPHPGQATSAARMFAALQGSKIVESHRGPDCNRVQDAYSLRCAPQVHGAARDTLTHAELVADRELQSAVDNPVVLADGRVESNGNFHGAPVAYVLDFLAVPVADVASIAERRTDRMLDQARSHGLPPFLAHDPGVDSGHMIAQYTQAAVVSELKRLAVPASVDSIPSSAMQEDHVSMGWSAARKLRKAVDGLTTVLAVELLTAARALDFRAPLQPSPVTGRVRDLLRTKVEGPGPDRHLAPEIAAAEELVRSGAVLAAAELEA; translated from the coding sequence ATGCCGGAACCAGTCCTCCTGAGCTCGAAGCCGATGACCGCGGCGCAGGTCGTCGACATCGTCCGCGGGCACGCGCACGTCGGGCTCGCCGAGACGGTCGAGAAGAACCTCGCCGCCACTCGCCAGCACATCGAAGACCTCGCCGACGCCACGTCGCCGACTTACGGGGTCTCGACCGGGTTCGGCGCGCTCGCCACGCGCCACATCCCGGTCGAGAGCCGCACCGCGCTGCAGCGCAGCCTGATCCGCTCGCACGCCGCGGGCGCCGGGCCCGCGGTGGAGCCGGAGGTGGTGCGCGCGCTGATGCTGCTGCGCCTGCGCACGCTGGCCAGCGGCTACACCGGCGTCCGCCCGCAGACGGCGCAAACGCTTGCGGCGCTGCTCAACGCGGACATCACGCCGGTCGTGCACGAGTACGGCTCGCTCGGCTGCTCCGGCGACCTCGCGCCGCTGGCCGCGGTCGCGCTGGCGTTGATGGGCGAGGGCGAGGTGTTCCACGCGGGCGAGCGGAAGCCCGCCGCGGACGCGTTGCGAGCGGCCGGGATCACCCCGGTCGTGCTGGCCGAGAAGGAAGGCCTCGCGCTCACCAACGGCACCGACGGCATGCTCGGCATGCTGCTGCTCGCCGCCGCCGACCTGCATCGGCTGCTGGACGTCGCGGACCTCACCGCGGCGATGAGCGTCGAGGCGCTGCTGGGCACCGACCGCGCGTTCGCCGCCGACCTGCAGGCGCTGCGCCCGCATCCCGGGCAGGCGACCAGCGCGGCGCGGATGTTCGCGGCGCTGCAGGGGTCGAAGATCGTGGAAAGCCACCGCGGTCCGGACTGCAACCGCGTGCAGGACGCGTACTCGCTGCGGTGCGCGCCGCAGGTGCACGGCGCCGCGCGGGACACGCTGACGCACGCGGAACTGGTCGCGGACCGGGAACTGCAGTCCGCGGTGGACAACCCGGTGGTGCTGGCCGACGGCCGGGTCGAGTCGAACGGCAACTTCCACGGCGCGCCGGTCGCGTACGTGCTCGACTTCCTCGCGGTGCCGGTGGCGGACGTGGCGAGCATCGCCGAACGCCGCACCGACCGGATGCTGGACCAGGCGCGGTCGCACGGGCTGCCGCCGTTCCTCGCGCACGACCCCGGCGTCGACTCCGGGCACATGATCGCGCAGTACACGCAGGCCGCCGTGGTCAGCGAGCTGAAGCGGCTCGCGGTGCCCGCCTCGGTCGATTCGATCCCGAGCAGCGCGATGCAGGAGGACCACGTCTCCATGGGCTGGTCCGCCGCGCGCAAGCTGCGCAAGGCGGTCGACGGCCTGACCACCGTGCTTGCCGTCGAACTGCTCACCGCGGCCCGCGCGCTCGATTTCCGCGCGCCGCTGCAGCCCTCGCCGGTCACCGGACGCGTCCGGGACCTGCTGCGCACCAAGGTCGAGGGTCCCGGCCCCGACCGTCACCTGGCGCCCGAGATCGCGGCCGCCGAAGAACTCGTGCGGTCGGGCGCTGTCCTGGCCGCGGCCGAACTGGAGGCCTGA
- the hutU gene encoding urocanate hydratase codes for MTSTARTVRAARGTSLTAKNWQTEAALRMFHNNLDPEVAERPEDLVVYGGTGRAARNWASFDAITRELTALEQDETLLVQSGKPVGVFRTHEWAPRVLIANSNLVGDWATWPEFRRLEQQGLTMYGQMTAGSWIYIGTQGILQGTYETFAAVAKKRFGGTLRGTLTVTAGLGGMGGAQPLAVTMNDGVALCIEVDAQRAHRRVEHRYLDEVADDLDDAIRRVTAAKKERRPLSVGVVGNAAEVLPELLRRDVEVDIVTDQTSAHDPLSYLPKGISVDDWQDYAAKKPDEFTDRARESMADHVDAMLGFLDRGAEVFDYGNSLRGEAKLGGCERAFDFPGFVPAYIRPLFCEGNGPFRWAALSGDPEDIAATDRAMLELFPENESLARWIKMAGERVAFQGLPARICWLGYGERHLAGLRFNEMVASGELKAPVVIGRDHLDSGSVASPYRETEGMADGSDAIADWPLLNALVNTSSGASWVSIHHGGGVGMGRSIHAGQVSVADGTPLAAQKLERVLTNDPGMGVIRHVDAGYDRAAEVADERGVRVPMREQA; via the coding sequence ATGACTAGCACCGCCCGTACCGTCCGCGCCGCCCGCGGCACCTCGCTGACCGCGAAGAACTGGCAGACCGAGGCCGCGCTGCGGATGTTCCACAACAACCTCGACCCGGAGGTCGCCGAGCGGCCGGAGGACCTGGTCGTCTACGGCGGCACTGGCCGCGCCGCGCGCAACTGGGCGAGCTTCGACGCGATCACCCGCGAGCTGACCGCGCTGGAGCAGGACGAGACGCTGCTGGTCCAGTCCGGCAAGCCGGTCGGCGTGTTCCGCACGCACGAATGGGCGCCGCGGGTGCTGATCGCGAACTCGAACCTGGTGGGCGACTGGGCGACGTGGCCGGAGTTCCGCCGGCTCGAGCAGCAGGGCCTCACCATGTACGGCCAGATGACCGCCGGTTCGTGGATTTACATTGGCACGCAAGGCATTCTGCAGGGCACCTACGAGACGTTCGCCGCGGTGGCGAAGAAGCGGTTCGGCGGAACGCTGCGCGGCACGCTCACCGTCACCGCCGGGCTCGGCGGCATGGGCGGCGCGCAGCCGCTCGCGGTCACGATGAACGACGGCGTGGCGCTGTGCATCGAGGTCGACGCCCAGCGCGCGCACCGCCGCGTCGAGCACCGGTACCTCGACGAGGTGGCCGACGACCTGGACGACGCGATCCGCCGGGTCACCGCGGCGAAGAAGGAGCGGCGGCCGCTGTCGGTCGGCGTGGTGGGCAACGCCGCCGAGGTGCTGCCGGAGCTGCTGCGCCGCGACGTCGAGGTGGACATCGTCACCGACCAGACGTCGGCGCACGACCCGCTGTCCTACCTGCCCAAGGGCATCAGCGTGGACGACTGGCAGGACTACGCGGCCAAGAAGCCGGACGAGTTCACCGACCGGGCTCGCGAGTCGATGGCCGACCACGTGGACGCGATGCTCGGGTTCCTCGACCGCGGCGCCGAGGTGTTCGACTACGGCAACTCCCTGCGCGGCGAGGCGAAACTCGGTGGCTGCGAGCGCGCGTTCGACTTCCCCGGCTTCGTGCCCGCCTACATCCGGCCGCTGTTCTGCGAGGGCAACGGGCCGTTCCGCTGGGCCGCGCTGTCCGGCGACCCGGAGGACATCGCCGCGACCGACCGCGCGATGCTCGAGCTGTTCCCGGAGAACGAATCGCTGGCCCGCTGGATCAAGATGGCCGGCGAGCGGGTCGCGTTCCAGGGCCTGCCCGCCCGGATCTGCTGGCTCGGCTACGGCGAACGGCACCTGGCCGGCCTGCGCTTCAACGAGATGGTGGCCAGCGGCGAGCTGAAGGCCCCGGTCGTGATCGGCCGCGACCACCTCGACTCGGGCAGCGTCGCCTCGCCGTACCGCGAGACCGAGGGCATGGCCGACGGCTCCGACGCGATCGCCGACTGGCCGCTGCTCAACGCGCTGGTCAACACCTCGTCCGGGGCGAGCTGGGTGTCCATCCACCACGGCGGCGGGGTCGGCATGGGCCGGTCCATCCACGCCGGGCAGGTGAGCGTCGCGGACGGCACGCCGCTGGCCGCGCAGAAGCTGGAGCGGGTGCTCACGAACGACCCGGGCATGGGCGTCATCCGGCACGTCGACGCCGGGTACGACCGCGCGGCCGAGGTCGCCGACGAGCGCGGCGTGCGGGTGCCGATGCGGGAGCAGGCGTGA
- a CDS encoding allantoate amidohydrolase, protein MTASGLLGEIADVGRDARRGGYSRHAFDAPEHDLRTWFVERAQQLGLDVETDRNGNLWAWWGAPGADAVVTGSHLDSVPGGGAFDGPLGVVSALAAVEALQAKGFRPNKPFAVVVFAEEEGGRFGVPCLGSRLLTGTIDADRARALRDPSGVTFAEAAAKSGLDVDRVGADPERLGLIGQFLELHVEQGRGLIDLGSPVAVGNTVIAHGRWRFSFAGQGNHAGATLLADRVDPMVPAAETVVAVRRLARERSDARATVGRLVPTPGGTNVIASTVDLWLDARVPGTSTPELVEEIAQAAQAAAKEEGCELAVTRESYSDDVVFDEELRRSLGEWLGNPPELPTGAGHDAAILAGFVPSGMLYVRNPTGISHAPEEFAEADDVEAGARALAEVLERLAR, encoded by the coding sequence GTGACCGCGTCCGGACTGCTCGGCGAGATCGCCGACGTCGGGCGCGACGCCCGGCGCGGCGGTTACTCGCGGCACGCGTTCGACGCGCCGGAGCACGACCTGCGCACCTGGTTCGTCGAACGGGCGCAGCAGCTGGGCCTCGACGTCGAGACCGACCGCAACGGCAACCTGTGGGCGTGGTGGGGCGCTCCCGGCGCGGACGCGGTCGTCACCGGCAGCCATCTCGACTCGGTGCCGGGCGGCGGCGCGTTCGACGGGCCGCTCGGCGTGGTGAGTGCGCTCGCGGCGGTGGAAGCGTTGCAAGCCAAGGGGTTCCGTCCGAACAAGCCGTTCGCGGTGGTGGTCTTCGCCGAGGAGGAGGGCGGGCGCTTCGGCGTGCCGTGTCTCGGTTCGCGGCTGCTCACCGGGACGATCGACGCGGACCGGGCGCGGGCGCTGCGGGATCCGTCCGGCGTCACGTTCGCCGAGGCCGCGGCGAAGTCCGGGCTGGACGTGGACCGGGTCGGCGCGGACCCGGAGCGGCTCGGGCTGATCGGGCAGTTCCTGGAACTGCACGTCGAACAGGGCAGGGGGCTGATCGACCTCGGGTCGCCAGTGGCGGTCGGGAACACGGTGATCGCGCACGGCCGGTGGCGGTTCTCCTTTGCCGGACAAGGCAATCACGCCGGTGCGACGTTGCTCGCGGACCGGGTGGATCCGATGGTGCCCGCCGCCGAGACCGTCGTCGCGGTGCGGCGGCTGGCGCGGGAGAGGTCAGACGCGCGGGCGACTGTCGGACGGCTGGTGCCCACGCCGGGCGGCACGAACGTGATCGCGTCCACTGTGGACCTGTGGCTGGACGCGCGGGTGCCGGGCACTTCGACGCCGGAGCTGGTCGAGGAGATCGCTCAGGCGGCGCAAGCGGCTGCCAAGGAAGAAGGGTGCGAGCTGGCGGTCACGCGCGAGTCGTACTCCGACGACGTGGTGTTCGACGAGGAGCTGCGGCGGTCGCTGGGGGAATGGCTGGGCAATCCGCCCGAGCTGCCCACCGGTGCCGGGCACGACGCGGCGATCCTGGCGGGATTCGTGCCGTCCGGAATGCTGTACGTCCGCAATCCGACGGGGATCAGCCACGCGCCGGAGGAATTCGCCGAGGCGGACGACGTCGAGGCCGGGGCGCGGGCGCTGGCCGAGGTGCTGGAGCGGCTCGCGAGATGA
- a CDS encoding tRNA-dependent cyclodipeptide synthase — protein MISNGFRVEPLTAACQEVWESRRHAVFGVSPGNSYFNVDRLRSTLDWLQTEFKQIDVIIPDSALKHTFIALGYDEPKAAKKARSETNVLRNRVLRAWTALAGPRPTDGLHRMSELQADPVYTEVLAHCAQLTATDPALAAASTEMTQEVLAAKGLTGEATPAQLAEAKKYLIAELPFFVSSCRIFDVDASLNFYHQPLPLANVIFSGASALKPDPGQGYATIRPA, from the coding sequence ATGATCAGCAACGGCTTCCGCGTAGAACCCCTGACCGCCGCTTGCCAAGAAGTCTGGGAATCCCGCCGCCACGCGGTTTTCGGCGTAAGCCCCGGCAACAGCTACTTCAACGTCGACCGCCTGCGCTCCACTTTGGACTGGCTGCAAACGGAATTCAAGCAAATCGACGTCATCATCCCCGACAGCGCCCTGAAACACACCTTCATCGCACTGGGCTACGACGAGCCGAAAGCCGCGAAGAAAGCCAGGTCGGAAACCAACGTCCTGCGCAACCGAGTCCTCCGAGCCTGGACGGCCCTAGCCGGCCCAAGACCGACCGACGGCCTGCACCGCATGTCCGAACTCCAGGCAGACCCCGTCTACACCGAAGTCTTGGCACACTGCGCGCAACTGACCGCCACCGATCCCGCCCTCGCCGCCGCCAGCACAGAAATGACCCAAGAAGTCCTAGCCGCCAAAGGCTTAACCGGCGAGGCCACCCCGGCCCAACTCGCCGAAGCGAAGAAATACCTCATCGCCGAACTGCCGTTCTTCGTGTCTTCGTGCCGAATCTTCGACGTAGACGCCTCGCTGAACTTCTACCACCAGCCACTCCCCTTGGCGAACGTAATCTTCTCCGGCGCCTCAGCCCTGAAACCCGACCCCGGCCAGGGCTACGCCACCATCCGCCCAGCCTGA
- a CDS encoding IclR family transcriptional regulator: protein MSSSDVPALRNGLSVLRLLAGHAGPVSAAAIARDLDLPRSTTYHLLNELTSAGFVTHLPAERRYGLGIAAFELGSAYLRHDPLERLAGPLLRKLVDRIGHTAHLGVLHGNESLYLIKERPARPETLVTDVGVRLPAHLTASGRAMLQHLPAAHVRALFPAATSFVLRTPRGPNSLAALRRTLAAERRLGWSVEDGHVTAGFASVAAPVFDHGSRPMAAISVTLRHLCPDDGPCTETFPDLAEAVATTAATLTTHIGGTRPA, encoded by the coding sequence GTGAGCAGTTCCGACGTTCCCGCCCTGCGCAACGGCCTCTCCGTGCTGCGCCTGCTCGCCGGCCACGCCGGCCCGGTCTCGGCCGCGGCCATCGCCCGCGACCTGGACCTGCCTCGGTCGACGACGTACCACCTGCTCAACGAGCTGACCTCGGCCGGTTTCGTCACCCATCTGCCCGCCGAACGCCGCTACGGCCTCGGCATCGCCGCCTTCGAACTCGGCTCGGCCTACCTGCGCCACGACCCGCTGGAGCGGCTCGCCGGGCCGCTGCTGCGCAAGCTGGTCGACCGCATCGGCCACACCGCGCACCTGGGCGTCCTGCACGGCAACGAATCGCTGTACCTGATCAAGGAACGCCCAGCCCGCCCGGAAACGCTGGTCACCGACGTCGGCGTCCGCCTGCCCGCGCACCTGACCGCGTCCGGCCGCGCGATGCTGCAGCACCTGCCGGCCGCGCACGTCCGCGCGCTGTTCCCCGCCGCCACGTCGTTCGTCCTGCGCACGCCGCGCGGCCCCAATTCGCTGGCCGCGCTACGCCGCACCCTGGCCGCCGAACGCCGCCTGGGCTGGTCGGTCGAAGACGGTCACGTGACAGCGGGCTTCGCCTCTGTCGCCGCCCCAGTCTTCGACCACGGTTCCCGTCCCATGGCGGCAATCAGCGTGACGCTGCGCCACCTCTGCCCGGACGACGGCCCCTGTACAGAAACCTTCCCCGACTTGGCCGAAGCAGTCGCCACGACAGCGGCCACGCTCACCACGCACATCGGCGGCACTCGCCCGGCGTGA